A genome region from Anopheles stephensi strain Indian chromosome 2, UCI_ANSTEP_V1.0, whole genome shotgun sequence includes the following:
- the LOC118506976 gene encoding CLIP domain-containing serine protease 14D-like, translating into MRSPTSVGPVGQLSALRVQRNPNITVPAGLRNTLELVADRQNISAVSSIYAARFLVFVPVARSILLPVVVRRLWRVSRREMLPHMGRFVLVLVCVFTITIGSSGALNLQDECQTPDGNVGTCVIIRSCISIRKLLLLKDKMTPEDRAFLRNSKCGQQGSSVLVCCPLVRKLTGRFDAPVELPPPGECGKMQSDRIVGGEVASLDAYPWLARIQYYKGNNRYGFHCGGVLIHSQYALTAAHCIEGVPSSWIVYQVRLGEFDTTTATDCVNDDCADPVRDVLISAYLVHPEYYKQNGADYNDIALLLLSESVEFTDFIRPICLPVTAEDREANLTGKYASVAGWGQTENSTTSTKKLHLSVPVVANEACADAFSSIQLEIIPTQLCAGGEKGKDSCRGDSGGPLMRYGNGRSSTKFWYLIGVVSFGLEQCGTDGVPGVYTRISEYMDWVLETMV; encoded by the exons ATGCGATCACCGACGAGCGTTGGACCGGTTGGGCAGCTTTCGGCACTGCGCGTGCAACGAAACCCGAACATAACCGTACCAGCGGGCTTACGAAACACACTAGAGCTCGTGGCAGACAGACAGAACATCAGTGCGGTGTCGTCGATCTACGCTGCAAGATTTTTGGTATTTGTGCCCGTCGCTCGCAGCATCCTTTTGCCAGTCGTCGTTCGCAGGCTTTGGCGCGTCTCCCGCCGCGAAATGTTACCCCACATGGGAAGGTttgtgttggtgctggtgtgcgtcttcacgatcacgatcggaTCATCTGGGGCAT TGAACCTACAAGATGAATGCCAAACACCGGACGGTAATGTGGGCACGTGTGTGATCATCCGATCTTGCATCTCGATTCggaaactgctgctgctgaaggacAAAATGACACCGGAAGATCGCGCCTTTCTCCGGAACTCGAAATGTGGCCAGCAGGGCAGCTCGGTGTTGGTGTGCTGTCCGCTGGTACGAAAGTTGACCGGGAGATTTGACGCACCGGTCGAGCTACCGCCACCGGGTGAGTGCGGAAAAATGCAATCGGACCGTATCGTCGGTGGTGAAGTAGCTTCGCTGGATGCCTACCCGTGGCTGGCGAGGATTCAGTACTACAAAG GTAACAATCGGTACGGATTCCACTGCGGAGGTGTCCTGATCCACAGCCAGTACGCGCTTACTGCAGCTCACTGCATCGAAGGTGTGCCATCTAGCTGGATCGT ATATCAGGTCCGTCTTGGCGAGTTCGACACAACCACAGCTACCGACTGTGTGAACGACGATTGTGCTGACCCGGTACGTGACGTACTGATCAGCGCGTACCTAGTGCATCCCGAGTACTACAAACAGAACGGTGCCGATTACAACGATatcgcactgctgctgctgtcggaatCGGTCGAATTTACCGACTTCATTCGACCGATCTGTCTCCCGGTCACGGCGGAAGATCGTGAAGCAAATCTGACCGGCAAGTACGCGAGCGTAGCTGGCTGGGGACAGACAGAAAACAGTACGACGAGCACGAAAAAGCTGCACCTGAGTGTGCCGGTGGTAGCGAACGAAGCGTGTGCCGATGCGTTCAGCTCGATACAGCTAGAAATTATTCCCACCCAGCTGTGTGCCGGTGGCGAGAAGGGTAAGGATTCGTGTCGTGGCGATTCCGGTGGTCCGCTGATGCGGTACGGTAATGGGCGATCGTCGACCAAGTTCTGGTACCTGATCGGTGTGGTCAGCTTCGGGCTGGAGCAGTGCGGTACGGACGGTGTACCCGGCGTCTACACGCGTATAAGCGAATACATGGACTGGGTACTGGAGACGATGGTGTAG
- the LOC118506974 gene encoding phenoloxidase-activating factor 3-like translates to MPLERGRVQVAVLIIAVVIVCMLQSTVAQYQNQCRTPDQRGGICVTVSQCPRILGLLNQPLLTSNVVRFLEASRCGILEKKILVCCEAPENTIPANAQPPVQTRPPATTNAPFVQTRLPATTTFQQTQRPVQTQPPFQQQPQRPAIGQTTVGSRLSYEDRLRLLPADCGIQYSDRIIGGERAQIDEYPWIALIQHRRKNGDLKFHCGGTLINQRYVVTAAHCINSVKTTWTLTNVRLGEWDLESTTDCSTSYGEQLCADPVQDIPIEKAIVHPSYTVTRMLVKNDIALLRLMRLAQFNDYVQPICLPLAPAERSISYDGKRFVVAGWGQTEDAPQSRYKLFVGVSGVPEQACRAQYPEANIDQTQVCAGGTLNKDSCRGDSGGPLMYVGQSNGQGVLFLGGVVSFGKRCGLEGVPGVYTRVNQYIEWIVSNLEP, encoded by the exons ATGCCTTTGGAACGTGGCCGTGTACAGGTAGCGGTGTTGATAATTGCCGTCGTCATCGTGTGCATGCTACAATCGACCGTAGCtcagt ATCAAAACCAATGTCGAACGCCCGATCAGCGCGGCGGAATCTGCGTAACCGTGAGCCAGTGTCCGCGGATCCTGGGGCTGCTAAATCAACCACTCCTGACGTCGAACGTAGTGCGTTTCCTGGAAGCTAGCCGGTGTGGAATTCTCGAAAAGAAAATACTCGTTTGCTGTGAAGCTCCGGAAAATACGATTCCGGCCAACGCACAACCACCCGTTCAAACACGACCACCAGCCACTACAAATGCCCCGTTCGTGCAAACGCGACTGCCAGCCACAACAACGTTCCAGCAAACGCAACGGCCCGTACAAACGCAACCACCCttccagcagcaaccgcaacgACCAGCCATTGGCCAGACTACGGTCGGCAGTCGATTGTCGTACGAGGATCGATTGCGGCTACTGCCGGCCGATTGTGGCATCCAGTATTCGGATCGCATCATTGGCGGGGAACGGGCCCAAATCGACGAGTATCCATGGATCGCTCTGATTCAGCATCGCCGCAAGA ATGGTGACCTGAAGTTTCACTGCGGTGGAACACTGATCAATCAACGTTACGTAGTGACGGCGGCCCATTGCATCAATAGTGTCAAAACGACCTGGACTCT AACGAACGTCCGGCTAGGTGAGTGGGATCTCGAATCGACCACCGACTGCAGCACATCGTACGGCGAACAGCTGTGCGCCGATCCTGTTCAGGACATACCGATCGAGAAAGCGATCGTACATCCCAGCTACACCGTCACGCGGATGTTGGTGAAGAATGATATTGCGCTGTTGCGACTGATGCGCCTTGCACAGTTTAACGATTACGTGCAGCCGATCTGTTTGCCGCTGGCGCCGGCAGAGCGATCGATTTCGTACGATGGTAAACGGTTCGTCGTTGCCGGTTGGGGTCAAACAGAGGATG CACCGCAAAGTCGCTACAAACTGTTCGTTGGAGTGTCGGGCGTTCCGGAGCAAGCTTGCCGGGCGCAGTACCCGGAAGCTAACATCGATCAGACGCAGGTGTGCGCGGGCGGTACGTTGAACAAAGATTCCTGCCGTGGTGATTCCGGTGGTCCGCTCATGTACGTCGGGCAGAGCAATGGGCAGGGCGTGCTGTTTCTGGGCGGCGTGGTCAGCTTCGGTAAACGGTGCGGGCTCGAGGGAGTGCCAGGTGTGTACACAAGAGTGAATCAGTACATCGAATGGATCGTTAGCAATCTGGAACCGTAG
- the LOC118506975 gene encoding CLIP domain-containing serine protease 2-like: MYNSGTLSRGQWFCVFALVLLQHTTVHAGRHSFRQLCITEGQQRGRCVPVKQCDIVLTMLRQEHHTNEDIQYLYGTECGRTPDGKALVCCPQSSVLPMGNGEGPASALNTTIRVNAEDKRPVETLPPQTSPPVCGLQSEVKLVNYTIGHHPWTALLHYGNRAHDSRFNCSGTLIASQYVLTAASCVDDVEAWKNLTVRLGEWDLESTVDCILSPDSGDLVCADPSYDVPVTQVILHESYSGRRNDIALLQLSQPVQYNDWVFPICLPLSPMLDESVSAYSAAGWNQNTCEALGSRYKQANDYSPLNQTACQRYVPSVAGTSYNFVCAVSDGQTIGDAGGGLAGMRTGTVRDPRRQVYEVVGVLSSLSNCANFDGVSVYTRVGQYVDWIESKLEPLSAQ; the protein is encoded by the exons ATGTATAACTCGGGAACGTTATCCCGAGGCCAGTGGTTCTGTGTCTTCGCTTTGGTACTGCTCCAACATACAACAGTACACGCAGGACGAC ATTCATTCAGACAGCTATGCATCACTGAAGGACAGCAGCGAGGACGCTGCGTGCCGGTCAAACAGTGTGACATTGTGCTGACGATGCTGCGCCAAGAGCACCACACGAACGAAGACATCCAATATCTGTACGGCACAGAATGTGGTCGAACACCGGACGGGAAAGCACTCGTCTGCTGTCCCCAAAGTTCAGTCCTACCGATGGGCAATGGAGAAGGACCTGCTAGTGCACTTAACACAACCATCCGTGTGAATGCCGAAGATAAACGGCCAGTTGAAACGCTTCCTCCCCAAACATCTCCTCCAGTGTGTGGATTGCAATCGGAAGTGAAGCTGGTCAATTATACCATTGGCCATCACCCATGGACTGCACTCCTCCACTACGGGAATCGGG CACATGACAGCAGGTTTAACTGCAGTGGTACACTTATCGCGTCCCAGTACGTACTTACAGCGGCAAGCTGTGTGGATGACGTTGAAGCATGGAAAAA CCTCACAGTGCGCCTTGGTGAATGGGATCTGGAATCAACGGTCGACTGTATACTGTCGCCAGACAGTGGCGATCTCGTGTGTGCCGATCCCTCGTACGATGTGCCTGTGACACAGGTGATCCTGCACGAATCGTACTCCGGACGGCGTAATGATATTGCTTTGCTACAACTTTCTCAACCAGTGCAGTACAACGATTGGGTCTTCCCGATTTGTCTACCACTGTCACCGATGCTTGATGAATCGGTGTCCGCGTACAGTGCGGCCGGCTGGAACCAAAACACATGCG AGGCGTTGGGAAGTCGGTACAAGCAGGCCAACGATTACTCTCCACTGAATCAGACGGCCTGCCAGCGGTACGTGCCATCGGTTGCGGGAACGTCGTACAACTTTGTGTGTGCCGTTTCCGACGGGCAAACGATCGGCGATGCTGGCGGTGGTTTGGCGGGGATGCGAACGGGGACCGTACGCGATCCGAGACGGCAGGTGTATGAGGTGGTTGGTGTGCTTAGCTCGCTGTCGAATTGTGCAAACTTTGACGGTGTTTCGGTGTACACGCGAGTCGGGCAATACGTGGATTGGATCGAGAGCAAGCTGGAGCCGTTGTCGGCTCAGTAA
- the LOC118502391 gene encoding gustatory receptor for sugar taste 64e-like codes for MSRWTQLEQSLPDQPRLSAAYRRNTRQIVLITLVLLASGLIEHVLSKPAGLHRAYRCPIPNLLEAHYKQAFPEMFSFVPYNAYIGFLAQTITSLLTVYWNYVDLFLICVSIGLRTNLAHVNEAIRGSEKMYHRDSFWKEQFAHYRQVLGLIRDVNSHIGVFIVISYSSNLFFICVQLVNVFQQNASLIVTTYFWYSLAHLIGRIVAVSLYGSAIHDEYCRTRSLFYNLPDGFNCSVEVQRFHRQVEHDSVALTGYGFFHLTRKLILKIAATVVTYELVLTQVNEAEAKNGDDNPCTSRAIRLRCRMALKLLENKLLLRRNNVISLQIDELVCEKRKKMGFAVDEHHDTKPLIKPTWSTLLKRWCGAWLRWPKVPRRAVREDWMHNGTFHEAVSGVLMMAQLFSIMPVLGILAKDPRKLRFSYASGRAFYAYFCVVGIGFLTTMSIYFFASKRYHFQKMVTGFFYCYNLYAMYRFGRLAQKWPALMSKWTHVDDSLPPQKDLFERAVLAYRIKLCSIIVMTLSLSEHLLSIVAAVHYSNNCPAVHDPYEAFFKSNFAFVYYYFAYSTWRGFWTKFFNVICNFIWSYVDLFVIVVSMGLSHSFRRINAYLFLHKREKMSEQFWGEQRQKYRNVCDLVTTVDDHISAITMLSISNNLFFICVQILNSMNSRPTLVHTVYFWFNLIILIGRTLAVAMFAAEVNDESKRPIEVLRTIPRDGWCLEAKRFAEEVTTDTVALTGLKFFSMTRKLVLNVTGAIITYELVLIQFHKDEISDVDLCKLKRMDTL; via the exons ATGTCGCGCTGGACGCAGCTGGAGCAATCATTACCCGATCAGCCCAGACTGAGCGCTGCTTACAGACGAAATACGCGCCAGATCGTGTTGATTACGCTTGTGTTGCTGGCCAGTGGTCTGATTGAGCATGTGCTTTCCAAACCGGCAGGTCTTCACCGTGCCTACCGTTGTCCGATCCCGAACCTCCTGGAGGCTCACTACAAACAAGCGTTCCCGGAAATGTTCTCCTTCGTACCGTACAACGCTTACATTGGATTTTTAGCACAAACCATCACATCCCTGCTAACGGTGTACTGGAACTATGTGGATTTGTTCTTGATATGTGTATCCATTGGCCTCCGCACAAATCTGGCGCACGTGAACGAAGCAATCCGAGGTTCGGAAAAGATGTACCATCGGGACAGCTTTTGGAAGGAACAGTTTGCACACTACCGCCAAGTGCTAGGCTTGATACGCGACGTTAATAGTCATATCGGAGTCTTCATCGTTATCTCCTACTCCAGCAATCTGTTCTTCATCTGCGTCCAGCTGGTGAATGTTTTCCA GCAAAATGCATCACTCATCGTCACCACCTACTTCTGGTACTCGCTGGCTCATCTGATTGGCCGCATTGTGGCCGTTTCATTGTACGGTTCGGCGATCCATGACGAATACTGCCGGACACGTTCGCTGTTCTACAACCTGCCGGACGGGTTCAACTGCTCTGTGGAG GTACAACGGTTCCATCGGCAGGTCGAGCATGACTCGGTAGCACTAACCGGCTACGGGTTTTTTCATTTGACGCGCAAACTTATTCTGAAG ATCGCCGCGACCGTCGTAACGTACGAGTTGGTTTTGACGCAGGTTAACGAAGCGGAAGCCAAAAATGGTGACGATAATCCGTGCAC TAGCCGTGCTATACGCTTGAGGTGCAGAATGGCTCTGAAACTGTTGGAAAACAAACTTCTGCTGCGTCGGAATAATGTGATAAG CCTACAAATCGATGAGCTGGTATGTGAGAAGCGAAAAAAGATGGGTTTCGCAGTGGACGAACATCACGACACTAAGCCACTGATAAAACCAACCTGGAGCACGCTACTGAAACGATGGTGCGGTGCCTGGCTTCGCTGGCCAAAGGTACCGCGCCGGGCCGTTCGTGAGGATTGGATGCACAACGGCACCTTTCACGAAGCGGTCAGCGGTGTGCTGATGATGGCACAGCTCTTCTCAATCATGCCAGTGCTCGGCATCCTCGCGAAAGATCCGCGCAAGCTACGCTTCTCGTACGCGAGCGGTCGTGCGTTCTATGCGTACTTTTGTGTAGTTGGTATCGGGTTCCTAACCACGATGTCGATTTACTTCTTCGCCAGCAAGCGTTACCACTTTCAGAAGATGGTAACGGGCTTCTTCTACTGCTACAATCTGTACGCGATGTATCGGTTCGGTCGGCTCGCCCAGAAATGGCCCGCGCTGATGAGTAAGTGGACCCACGTCGATGACTCATTGCCACCGCAAAAGGACCTGTTCGAACGTGCCGTCCTGGCGTACCGCATAAAGCTGTGCTCAATCATCGTGATGACACTGTCCCTGTCCGAACATTTGCTGTCGATCGTGGCAGCCGTACACTACTCGAACAACTGCCCGGCGGTGCACGATCCGTACGAAGCGTTCTTCAAGTCGAACTTTGCGTTCGTGTACTACTACTTTGCGTACTCGACGTGGCGCGGATTTTGGACCAAGTTCTTCAACGTGATCTGTAACTTCATCTGGAGCTATGTGGATCTGTTTGTGATAGTGGTCAGCATGGGTTTGTCGCATTCGTTTCGCCGCATCAATGCGTATCTGTTTCTGCACAAACGTGAG AAAATGTCTGAACAGTTTTGGGGCGAACAGCGGCAAAAGTATCGAAACGTGTGCGATCTTGTAACGACAGTGGACGATCATATCTCCGCCATCACGATGCTTTCCATCTCAAACAATCTCTTCTTTATCTGCGTCCAAATTCTGAACAGTATGAA CTCGCGACCCACTCTAGTGCACACGGTGTACTTCTGGTTTAACTTGATCATCCTGATCGGACGCACGCTAGCCGTCGCCATGTTTGCCGCGGAAGTGAACGATGAGTCGAAACGTCCGATCGAGGTCCTTCGTACGATACCGCGCGACGGTTGGTGCTTGGAAGCGAAACGGTTTGCCGAGGAAGTGACGACCGATACCGTCGCCCTGACCGGGCTCAAGTTTTTCAGCATGACCCGCAAACTGGTGCTGAACGTGACCGGGGCAATCATTACGTACGAGCTGGTGCTGATACAGTTCCACAAGGACGAAATCTCGGATGTGGATTTGTGTAAGCTTAAGCGTATGGACACGTTGTGA
- the LOC118502392 gene encoding uncharacterized protein LOC118502392: MIEVGFEFRMPPGRVRPIGKQQQQQQQQQQQHQNRSRWHWLRKRGNVTFVRPAEEIDDRKERFYLAIASVLRWARLFGVFPLSNITTPNPDGLRFKLFSIFIVLSVLSIVGGLLIMTTALIRLTRVGINAMNIAEPIFYAICTLLHLLFVRLAKVWRNFMMFWTQREEMFLARPYRAINLRRKVVCTAACVILSALVEHVTYVINQAYNVYQESLACRYNVTHPLKLYGSLTFRSVYLSVPYHHFTTTFLLYTTISLTFVWTFVDLFIMLLATGIACRFEQLNKRIDSNLKNSSEAFWGEMRTHFVGLMELVEQTNRIVGPMVIVSCANDMYFLCLQTLNSLEDKPFAINEWYFRYSFTFLILRTSMKLWYAADVDEKSTRTNKLVQKIHSEHYNDELEILRICSGAGVSISGMGFFNISRKIFLTMAGSILTYELVLIRFHRSSKDEGQERPCPIVLDGTQETSYHHQHQREHGLEGGPPELPSGRFTLKVVNPMAGETRTEEFMRMNPQHTIPTLDDNGFYLAESRAILSYLIDAYRPGHTLYPNIPKEKALINRVLHHDLGSFYPKFFGTIGALFSGTATEISEEMKTNAQKSLTDLENYLVRNDYFAGENPTIADLSLLPTIASAVHCGLDLTNYKRLNTWYESCKSLKGFQEDQEAARQVGEYLRSKFPAANCIYMVVVYLSAWLFFFIAIQWHSVLDAFASCERSFLRDHYRLQTKGTFNLVWKIRFAGFAIFGLALVEDWLNYYSAYQSNIVQIATCNRTNVTVWYNFYLREHPHVFHIVPFNGFTIAVTEWINRCMRYTWTYLDIFIISFCYGAQFRYEQIFRRLAAVQGIACPTNFWHELRMDYVAVSELVNELDTRFGHLILLACANDMYFIATQLFNGFQRRRAIANYVYFWYSLLLLMFRTIVMLYVGSGVYVASTSPLHLLRNVPSKHWGIDMAGTLVTYELVLLDQVKKIPDSATDCIVTLTAHIFYSVNDATLGTAEISNIIYYALNISGAVMLLAIAVRWRTIMEKWRSLEETFLHPPYAERRFWSLKRVIAVIGSTMFVLALVEDVLHVAAVYYTNHQYFIRCHNSTPFWQLFYEREHPKFFHYVPYSLPAVLLLELTHKIFLYVWTFMDLFIIFVALGLSRRYEQFYRHAVRYKGRHVMGTVWLQLRLDYEQISRLVAYMERIMAPIVICTTASDLYFIFYQMFNSFQLSASFLAEVYFKFSLAFLIFRTLAMLLFASNIHVASLRPLEILRSTPMSCWTIDVQRFTQELLTSRSCLSGYGFFFLNRSVILAMAGTLITYELVMLKEVIPSSEENDFCENGKGLY, translated from the exons ATGATTGAGGTCGGTTTTGAGTTTCGTATGCCACCGGGACGGGTTCGGCCCAtcggcaagcagcagcagcagcagcagcagcagcaacagcagcaccagaatCGTTCCAGGTGGCACTGGTTGCGAAAACGCGGAAATGTTACTTTTGTTAGGCCCGCGGAAGAAATCGATGATCGGAAGGAACGGTTCTATCTGGCCATCGCATCCG TTCTACGCTGGGCTCGACTGTTCGGAGTGTTCCCGCTGTCCAACATCACCACACCCAATCCGGATGGGTTGCGGTTTAAgctgttttcaattttcatcgtTCTGAGCGTTCTGAGCATTGTTGGTGGTTTGCTCATCATGACCACCGCCCTGATCCGCCTGACCCGGGTGGGCATAAATGCGATGAACATTGCCGAACCAATCTTCTACGCCATTTGCACACTACTCCATCTGCTGTTCGTTCGACTGGCGAAAGTTTGGCGCAACTTTATGATGTTTTGGACCCAACGGGAGGAAATGTTCTTGGCACGTCCGTACAGGGCGATCAATCTGCGACGAAAGGTGGTCTGCACGGCGGCATGTGTCATTTTGTCCGCTCTCG TGGAACATGTAACCTACGTGATAAACCAGGCGTACAACGTGTATCAGGAGAGTTTAGCCTGCCGGTACAATGTGACGCACCCTTTGAAGCTTTACGGTTCCTTGACCTTCCGATCGGTTTACCTATCCGTTCCATATCATCATTTTACGACGACTTTTTTACTG TATACGACGATCTCGCTCACATTTGTCTGGACGTTTGTCGATCTCTTCATCATGCTGCTTGCCACCGGAATCGCGTGCCGCTTTGAGCAGCTAAATAAGCGTATCGATTCAAATCTGAAAAACAGCTCCGAAGCGTTTTGGGGAGAAATGAGGACACACTTTGTCGGGCTGATGGAGTTGGTCGAGCAAACGAATCGGATCGTCGGCCCGATGGTGATCGTTTCCTGTGCCAACGATATGTACTTTCTATGTCTGCAGACACTCAACTCGCTAGA GGATAAACCGTTCGCCATCAATGAGTGGTACTTTCGATACTCGTTTACCTTTCTGATACTGCGCACCTCCATGAAGCTGTGGTACGCGGCCGATGTGGACGAAAAGTCCACACGAACCAACAAGCTGGTGCAAAAGATCCACAGCGAGCATTACAATGATGAGTTGGAAATATTGCGCATCTGTTCCGGTGCCGGTGTGTCAATCTCCGGGATGGGGTTTTTCAACATTTCACGCAAAATATTTCTTACC ATGGCTGGATCTATACTAACATACGAGCTGGTGTTGATACGGTTCCATCGTTCCTCGAAAGATGAAGGACAGGAACGGCCCTGC CCGATCGTACTCGACGGCACACAGGAAACATCCtaccaccatcagcaccaaAGAGAACACGGTCTGGAAGGAGGTCCACCGGAACTGCCATCGGGAAGGTTTACG CTGAAGGTGGTTAACCCAATGGCCGGCGAAACGCGTACCGAAGAGTTCATGCGCATGAACCCGCAGCATACGATTCCGACGCTGGATGATAATGGCTTCTATCTGGCCGAATCACGTGCCATTCTGTCGTATCTGATCGATGCATACCGTCCGGGGCATACACTCTACCCAAACATCCCCAAGGAAAAGGCCCTTATCAATCGGGTGCTGCATCACGATCTTGGCTCGTTCTATCCGAAGTTTTTCGGCACTATTGGTGCATTGTTTTCGGGCACGGCTACGGAAATTTCGGAAGAGATGAAAACCAACGCCCAGAAATCGTTGACCGATCTGGAGAACTACCTGGTCCGGAATGATTACTTTGCGGGGGAAAATCCCACCATCGCGGACCTATCGCTGCTACCAACGATTGCTTCGGCTGTG CACTGTGGGCTAGATTTGACTAACTACAAACGGTTAAATACTTGGTACGAAAGCTGCAAAAGCTTGAAGGGCTTCCAGGAAGATCAGGAAGCGGCCCGGCAGGTTGGCGAGTATCTGCGCTCCAAATTTCCGGCCG CAAACTGTATTtacatggtggtggtgtatcTGTCGGCCTGGCTCTTCTTTTTCATCGCGATCCAGTGGCACTCGGTACTGGATGCATTTGCTAGCTGTGAGCGGTCATTTCTGCGCGACCACTACCGTCTGCAGACCAAGGGCACATTCAACCTGGTGTGGAAGATACGGTTTGCAGGGTTCGCTATATTTGGCCTAGCCCTGGTGGAGGATTGGTTGAATTACTACTCTGCGTATCAGAGTAACATCGTGCAGATAGCTACCTGCAACCGGACGAATGTGACCGTTTGGTACAATTTCTACCTAAGAGAGCATCCGCACGTGTTCCATATAGTTCCCTTTAACGGCTTTACCATAGCGGTTACGGAG TGGATTAATCGTTGCATGCGATACACCTGGACGTATCTGGATATCTTCATCATCTCCTTCTGCTACGGTGCACAGTTCCGGTACGAGCAGATCTTTAGGCGACTGGCCGCCGTTCAGGGTATAGCCTGTCCGACCAACTTTTGGCACGAGCTGCGCATGGACTACGTAGCCGTTTCGGAGCTGGTAAACGAGCTGGACACTCGGTTTGGGCATCTTATTTTGCTGGCCTGTGCCAACGATATGTACTTTATCGCAACGCAGCTCTTCAATGGGTTCCA ACGTCGACGGGCCATAGCGAACTACGTGTACTTTTGGTACTCACTGTTGCTGCTAATGTTCCGCACGATCGTTATGCTGTATGTAGGATCTGGAGTGTACGTTGCCTCCACTAGCCCGTTGCACTTGCTGCGGAACGTCCCTTCCAAACATTGGGGCATTGAT ATGGCCGGAACGTTGGTGACGTacgagctggtgctgcttgACCAGGTGAAAAAAATACCGGACTCTGCGACGGACT GCATCGTCACACTGACGGCGCACATTTTTTACAGCGTTAATGATGCCACCTTAGGAACTGCGGAAATAA GTAATATTATATACTACGCACTGAATATATCCGGAGCGGTCATGCTGCTGGCAATAGCTGTCCGCTGGAGAACGATCATGGAGAAGTGGCGCAGCTTGGAGGAAACCTTCCTACATCCACCGTACGCTGAGCGACGGTTCTGGAGTTTGAAGCGAGTTATCGCGGTCATTGGCAGTACGATGTTTGTGCTCGCTTTGG TGGAAGATGTTTTGCACGTTGCTGCGGTGTACTACACGAACCATCAGTACTTCATACGCTGCCACAACAGTACACCCTTCTGGCAGCTATTCTACGAACGTGAGCATCCCAAGTTCTTCCATTACGTACCGTACAGCTTGCCGGcagtgctgctgctcgaaCTGACGCACAAAATATTCCTGTACGTGTGGACTTTTATGGATCTGTTCATTATATTTGTCGCCCTTGGGCTGTCCCGTCGGTACGAACAGTTCTACCGTCACGCAGTTCGCTACAAGGGCCGGCATGTGATGGGCACTGTTTGGCTGCAGCTGCGGTTGGACTATGAGCAGATAAGTCGTCTGGTTGCGTACATGGAGCGTATAATGGCACCGATCGTCATCTGCACGACCGCATCCGATCTGTACTTTATTTTCTACCAGATGTTTAACTCTTTTCA ATTATCTGCCTCATTCCTGGCCGAGGTGTACTTTAAATTTTCGCTTGCATTTCTTATCTTTCGCACACTCGCTATGCTGCTGTTCGCTTCCAACATACATGTGGCATCGTTGCGACCGCTCGAAATACTACGATCAACACCGATGAGCTGCTGGACAATCGAT GTACAACGCTTTACGCAGGAGCTTCTGACGAGTAGAAGCTGCCTTTCGGGttacggattttttttcctaaatcgTAGCGTTATACTTGCG ATGGCGGGAACGTTAATCACGTACGAGCTGGTCATGCTGAAGGAAGTTATCCCATCGTCGGAGGAGAATGATTTTTGTGAGAATGGAAAAGGGCTTTACTGA
- the LOC118506978 gene encoding glutathione S-transferase 1-1-like, protein MPTPTLYYFPMSPPARSVLLLIRELELPMNLKVVNPMAGETRTEEFMRMNPQHTIPTLDDNGFYLAESRAILSYLIDAYRPGHTLYPNIPKEKALINRVLHHDLGSFYPKFFGTIGALFSGTATEISEEMKTNAQKSLTDLENYLVRNDYFAGENPTIADLSLLPTIASAVHCGLDLTNYKRLNTWYESCKSLKGFQEDQEAARQVGEYLRSKFPAGLEPLN, encoded by the exons ATGCCTACCCCTACGCTGTATTACTTCCCGATGAGCCCACCGGCTCGTTCGGTGTTGCTTTTGATTAGGGAGCTTGAGCTGCCCATGAAT CTGAAGGTGGTTAACCCAATGGCCGGCGAAACGCGTACCGAAGAGTTCATGCGCATGAACCCGCAGCATACGATTCCGACGCTGGATGATAATGGCTTCTATCTGGCCGAATCACGTGCCATTCTGTCGTATCTGATCGATGCATACCGTCCGGGGCATACACTCTACCCAAACATCCCCAAGGAAAAGGCCCTTATCAATCGGGTGCTGCATCACGATCTTGGCTCGTTCTATCCGAAGTTTTTCGGCACTATTGGTGCATTGTTTTCGGGCACGGCTACGGAAATTTCGGAAGAGATGAAAACCAACGCCCAGAAATCGTTGACCGATCTGGAGAACTACCTGGTCCGGAATGATTACTTTGCGGGGGAAAATCCCACCATCGCGGACCTATCGCTGCTACCAACGATTGCTTCGGCTGTG CACTGTGGGCTAGATTTGACTAACTACAAACGGTTAAATACTTGGTACGAAAGCTGCAAAAGCTTGAAGGGCTTCCAGGAAGATCAGGAAGCGGCCCGGCAGGTTGGCGAGTATCTGCGCTCCAAATTTCCGGCCGGCTTGGAACCATTAAACTAG